CACCCTTCTTGTATCTGTGAATGCATCTGGTAACTGGTttgccaaattatgcaaatgcacaattttctgAACTTCCAGTTCTCTTTGATTCGTAGGGGGATCAAGGTGTAACAACGACGGTGTACACCAAGTAATCTCTTTAGGAATTTCTCTAATTCCTCCCCCTAATGCTGGAAATTCATCCTCATTAAAGCGGCAATCGGCAAACCTTGCCGTAAACATATCACCAGTTACTGGTTCCAGATATCTTATTATACTTGGTGACGTATAACccatatatattcccaatctccTTTGTGGGcccatttttgttctttgtggcggAGCTATCGGAACATAGACCGCACATCCAAAGATACGGAGATGGGATACATCTGGCTCTTGTCCAGATGCCAATTGTAAAGGGGAGTACTTATGATATGCACTCGGTCTTAGCCGAACCAGTGCAGCCGCATGCAATATAGCATGACCCCATACAGAAATTGGGAGCTTTGTTCTCAAGACTAACGGTCTTGCAATCAACTGCAACCGTTTTATCAATGACTCAGCCATGCCATTTTGTGTATGCACATGGGGGACTGGATGCTCCACATCAATCCCCAttgacatacaataatcatcaaAGGCTTGCGATGTAaattcaccagcattatcaagcCTTACTTTCTTAATGGCATATTCTGAGAACTGCGTTCTCAGCTTTATTATCTGGGCAATGAACTTTGCGAAAGCCGTATTTCGTGTCGTCAAAAGAGACACACTTGACCATCTAGTAGATGCGTCAATCAATACCATGAAATACTTAAATGGCCCGCATGGTGGGTGGATCGgcccacatatatcaccatgtattctttctaaaaatattggtGATTCATTGCCTACTTTTGCTGGTGATGGCCGAGTTATAAGCTTTCCTTGAGAACATGCATTACATGTAAACTCGCCCGTTTGCAAAATTTTTCCGTTTTTCAACGGATGGCCATTCGAATTTTGCACTATTTTTCTCATCATGACTGAACCAGGATGTCCTAGCCTTTCATGCcatattttaaatgtatcagTAAACTTCATGTTTACCACGGCATAGGACTCAGTCATGGTTATTTTTGTACAATATAGTCCAGAGGATAACATTCTTAACTCTTCAAGTATATGTTTTTTCTCGGACTTAATGCAAAGAAATTCAATGCCATCTTTACTCATAGTCTCAATATGATATCCATTTCTTCGGATATCCTTAAAACTTAACAAGTTTCTATGAGACTTGGGGGAATACAATGCATAACTTATTTCAAATATCGTTCCCCCTGGCATTGAAAATTTCGCTCTTCCAGAGCCCATAATAATCTTTGCATTACCAGATATTGTACTTACGCTTCCAGCGTAATTTCTTATTTTGAGACTGGAgaaatatttcttatctttgatTATTGTGTGCGTTGACGCACTATCTGCCAAACACAAATCTCCATCCATAGTCTCAAAGTTTGGCATTCTTtctgaatttaaaatattcataaaacatatattattaaacattaaacataacaaacataacatatatcttacaacaaaatatatagatactaTAATACAGTCTACTTATATCACATCTATTTATATTACTCATCGATACTCTCTGGTTCAACCAGAAAGTCTGATACGTCGAGATGAGTATCATCATTTAAACCATGAAAGGATGGCCCAGGTTCATCAGAGATGAAGTTAGTTTCAcctcttcctttctcttttccCTTTTGGGATTCTCTATACAGATCGGCTAAATGTTTTGGTGTACGACAGGTACGTACCCAATGACCTTTCATGCCGCATCTGTAGCAAACCGTTCCCGTTTGCCTTTTATCATCCTGGCCCTTTTCATTCCTTTCATTTTCGTGGAagtctttattatttctttcatcatagggacggaatcttcttcctcgtcctcttccacgaccatgATAACGGTTTCCACCACGTCCACGACCTCGTCCTCTCCTATTATCATAACTGGATGATGCAACATTCGCTTCAGGGAATGGAGCAGATCCAGTGGGACGAGCTTGATGGTTTAAAGTCACGAGTTGATTATTCTGCTCCGCTACAAGGAGGACTTGCATCAACTCCGAGTAACGGGTATATCCACTCACTCGGTATTGTTGTTGCAGGATTACATTTTCAGGATGGAACGTGGAGAGAGTTTTCTCGATCATATCATAATCACTTATTTTCTCTCCACATAACATCATCCTCGAAGTAATTCCGAACATCGCGGAATTAAACTCACTAACACTTTTGTAATCCTGGAACCGGAGATGGATCCACTCGTGTTTAGCTTTCGGTAAGATCACATATTTCTGGTGATCGAACCTCTCTTTTAAAGATTTCCAgaggtcacaaggatcctctTTCGTAATATATTCATCCTTTAAACCATCATGGATGTGGTGTCGTAAAAATATCATGGCTTTAGCCTTTTTCTCATCCGACACCGTTTTTGAACTATCGATGGTTTCCAAAAGCCCGTTTCCTCTCAGGTGCATTTTTGCACCCACTGCCCAGGTCATATAATTATTTCCCATAATATCCAGGGCATTAATTTCGAGCTTTGTCAAATTCGACATGATAACTGTATTcatagaataatatatatagttatagtaATTACAAGAATTTAAATGCGTAATTTAAATGCAGAAATTAAAGgcataaaataaaagcataaacttaaattgcagaaatttaaattgcagaaatttaattagcataaataaaatcgggaggctcagcctaccacatgatccgaggagtcatagactaccatattgatcatttttcaaagtccgaggagacatggtctaccattttgactttatttattttaaggtcCGAGGAGACTTAGTCTACCATTTTTGACCTTTTTATTCACGGAGGCAAAGCCTACCACGTGTTTCTCTGATCGTGAAGGCATAGCCTACCATAACGATCAGTCGGGGAAGGCAGCGCCTATCATCCCGAACGGAGAAGGTCCAGCCTCTCACTCCGAagcaataataaaatttaaataaaataagtatattaaaaatacataaatttaaacattacctcGGCTGGTTTAAGAACTTTTCGGATTAATAAACTTCAGTTGGTCAGAgcctcgtgctgataacgtgttgtaaattaGACGAgataatgaaatatttatgtgtatttttataagtgtttatatagtagtatattattatttgtgtgTTTGAAAGTAACGAAAGAAGTGTGAGATAATGAGCACAATCACTTTGATCTCTTACTCTTATTCTTATGACTTACAACAACAACTGAACTCCTATTTATAGGAGTAACAAGTCGGTGGACTTAACCCACATAAGAAGAaagcaaatatttatatagtaaGTTAATGGATAATCACAATCCAAAATCAACTTTATCTTTTTGGATCATTATCTTTAATGGATCATTATCTTTAACACTATTCTCTTTTGTAAAAAGTCAGAAGTAATAATCTCATTTCTCCTTTTCCTTACGTACACACacaaacataatataatattaatacagAAAGTAAaagtactctctctctctccttattTTATTCAACACGTTATCAACACGAAGTTCTGACCAACTGAGGTTTATCAATCCGAAAGTTCTCAAACCAGTCGAggtattgtttaaatttatgtgtttcaataaacttaatttatttaaatttaattattatttcggAGTGAGAGGCTAGGCCTTCTCCGTTTATTATTCGGGATGATAGGTGTTACCTTTCCCGACTGATCGTTATGGTAGGCTATGTCTTCACGATCAGAAAAACACGTGGTAGGCTTTGCCTCCGTGaattgaaaaaggaaaatttacGTGGAAGGCTTTGCCTccgtaaataaaaagaaaaggtcaaaaaaggtagactaagtctcctcggaccttgaaataagtaaaagtcaaaatggtagaccatgtctcctcggactttggaaaatgatcaatatggtagtcTATGACTCCTCGGATCATGTGGTAGGCTGAGCCTCCCGATTTTCTTTctgcaatttaaatttttgcaatttaaatttctgcaatttaatttatgcatttattttatgcttttaatttatgcatttaaattctcatctttattataatattattctatGAATAATGTTATCAAGTGAATTTTGACAAAGCTCAAAATAAATGCCCTTGATATTACGAGAAATAATTATAAGGCTTGGGCAGTGGGTGCAAAGATGCACCTGAGAGAAAATGAGCTTTGAAAAATCATCGATATAATCTATATTGGATGAGAAAAAGATAAAGCCATGATAATTTACACCACTTTAATGATGGTTTATAAGATTAGGTGTATCATGAGAAAAGATCTAGAAGATCTTTGAATAATTAAATCCTTGAAAGAAAAGATTCGGTTGGAATAAATAGTTGGAGTTGATGTAAATCCTCcttgaaaactaaaaaaaaaaaatgaaatcatgatACTAAACCATCAAGTCGGTCCTACTAGAAAAGGACGAGGGTGTAGATGCGGTTGAAACCCCCTATCGTGGTTGTGGAAGAAGACGAGGAAGAAAATTCCGTCCCTATGAGAATAATGAGAACTTCCACGAAATGAAAGTGGTCGGGCAACAAAAGACAAACATAAAAGGTTTGCTATAGATACGGCCAGAAAGAAAATTGGGTACGTAGTTGTCGTACGCCAAATATTTAGCCGATCTATATtgagaatcaaaaagaaaaagagaaaggaagtATATTAAACTTCGTCTCTTATGAGCCCGAACCATCTTTCATAGCTTGAATACTCATCTTGATGATTCAGATTTTCTGGTTGGtccagaaaatgaaaataaaatatcgatGTGAAATGAGGATTATTTTCCTGAAGAATATTTTAAGATTCAGGATGAAGATAGAAATACTTGGCAGATATTGAATCTCGCACATGACTTCTAAAGGTAACAAATATCTCTCCTCTCTCATAATAAATAAGtataatatttagtaatatACACATATTATTGGCTCTAGAGGAGTTTATGATGAAAATACATACATAAGAAAAAGGATGGCAAAATTATAAATGAGTGGTAAACCTGGAGTTTACTGATAGCCATCTCCAATAATGTTATCGACATTATTGTGAAATGTTGAAAAACCAGAAGT
Above is a window of Brassica napus cultivar Da-Ae chromosome A10, Da-Ae, whole genome shotgun sequence DNA encoding:
- the LOC125579276 gene encoding uncharacterized protein LOC125579276; the protein is MHLRGNGLLETIDSSKTVSDEKKAKAMIFLRHHIHDGLKDEYITKEDPCDLWKSLKERFDHQKYVILPKAKHEWIHLRFQDYKSVSEFNSAMFGITSRMMLCGEKISDYDMIEKTLSTFHPENVILQQQYRVSGYTRYSELMQVLLVAEQNNQLVTLNHQARPTGSAPFPEANVASSSYDNRRGRGRGRGGNRYHADLYRESQKGKEKGRGETNFISDEPGPSFHGLNDDTHLDVSDFLVEPESIDE